A window of the Gossypium hirsutum isolate 1008001.06 chromosome A05, Gossypium_hirsutum_v2.1, whole genome shotgun sequence genome harbors these coding sequences:
- the LOC107959283 gene encoding probable serine/threonine-protein kinase PBL2, protein MGICWPKPAKCGHASSTNFSGGSKTHTPVSSNLNVDTSVSSNLKAFSYSDLKTAAKSFRSETLLGEGGFGCVFKGWLDENTLAPTKPGTGIVVAIKRLAAESFQGHKEWLAEVNYLGQLHHENLVKLIGYCAEDENRLLVYEFMPKGSLENHLFRKSVQPISWATRMHIARGVARGLSFLHSLNANVIYRDLKASNILLDSDYNAKLSDFGLARDGPTGDNTHVSTRVVGTQGYAAPEYVATGRLTPKSDVYSFGVVLLELLSGRRVMYDDRAGLSEETLVEWAKPFLSDNRKMLRIMDTRLGGQYSKKGAQVAAALALQCLHTDPKNRPSMADVRVSLERIHTTMDTPRTPPQQSPARLHSQGIKHMNSPHKARVPTANSR, encoded by the exons ATGGGAATTTGTTGGCCTAAACCTGCTAAGTGCGGTCATGCTTCTTCCACTAACTTTTCAG GTGGTTCAAAGACTCATACACCAGTTTCCAGCAATCTCAATGTTGATACATCTGTTTCTAGCAATCTCAAGGCTTTTAGCTATTCTGATCTTAAAACTGCCGCCAAAAGCTTCCGGTCGGAGACTCTTCTCGGAGAGGGAGGATTCGGATGCGTTTTCAAAGGTTGGCTTGATGAGAACACTTTGGCTCCTACCAAGCCCGGAACTGGAATTGTTGTAGCTATCAAAAGACTTGCGGCAGAAAGCTTTCAAGGCCACAAGGAATGGCTT GCAGAAGTTAACTATTTGGGTCAGCTTCACCATGAAAATCTTGTGAAGCTCATTGGCTATTGTGCAGAGGATGAGAATAGGCTTTTGGTTTATGAGTTTATGCCAAAGGGAAGTTTGGAGAATCATTTATTTAGAA AAAGTGTTCAACCGATTTCCTGGGCTACGCGGATGCACATTGCTAGGGGTGTCGCACGGGGATTGTCCTTTTTACATAGTTTAAATGCTAATGTGATCTACCGTGATTTAAAGGCTTCCAACATTCTTCTCGATTCG GACTACAATGCAAAGCTTTCAGATTTCGGCTTGGCAAGAGATGGTCCAACTGGCGATAACACTCATGTCTCAACCAGAGTTGTAGGCACTCAAGGTTATGCAGCCCCTGAATATGTAGCAACAG GTCGTCTGACCCCAAAGAGTGACGTGTACAGCTTCGGTGTTGTACTATTAGAATTACTTTCGGGACGACGGGTAATGTATGATGACCGAGCTGGTTTGTCGGAAGAAACACTGGTGGAGTGGGCAAAACCCTTCCTAAGTGACAATAGGAAAATGCTAAGGATTATGGATACAAGGTTGGGGGGACAGTACTCTAAGAAAGGAGCACAAGTAGCGGCTGCTCTCGCATTGCAGTGCTTACATACGGATCCGAAGAACAGGCCTTCCATGGCCGATGTTCGGGTTTCGTTAGAACGAATCCATACAACAATGGATACACCAAGAACACCACCTCAACAGTCACCAGCAAGGCTGCATTCTCAAGGGATTAAGCATATGAATAGCCCTCACAAGGCAAGAGTTCCAACTGCAAATTCACGTTGA